A stretch of Bacillus spongiae DNA encodes these proteins:
- a CDS encoding cupin domain-containing protein, which translates to MNKTNLIQLGSSLEVDKDHLLCDIEKGSVLLIHLEEQEYPFEVHDKIAEKIVCISGQFTLETDEEQMEIHQGEMVTIRKGLRHRFGKGSKAIIMVIFG; encoded by the coding sequence ATGAACAAAACAAATTTAATCCAATTAGGAAGCTCACTAGAGGTGGATAAAGATCATCTATTATGTGACATAGAAAAAGGAAGCGTTCTGCTTATCCATTTAGAAGAGCAGGAATATCCATTCGAGGTTCATGATAAGATTGCAGAAAAAATTGTTTGCATAAGTGGTCAGTTTACTCTTGAAACGGATGAAGAGCAAATGGAGATTCATCAAGGGGAAATGGTGACAATTCGTAAAGGACTCCGTCATCGTTTTGGAAAAGGTAGTAAAGCGATTATTATGGTTATTTTCGGATAA
- a CDS encoding type 1 glutamine amidotransferase produces the protein MRLHYFQHVEYEDLGFIYDWCAENDVQLSKTEFYKEEPIFPDLNKIDGLVVLGGSMSVRDIHQYPWMTKEMSFIQEAIKCQKKIIGICMGAQLIAKALGSTVTQNKYEEIGWHSVDGIGSNKLSTLFRTHPSPLFQWHSDTFKLPKDSILLAKSDACSNQAFIYNHHVLAMQFHLEFTKEIVTHLLHDEGEPPMGPFTQSSQQIIHEEYFLQAKELLNKILTVFFKN, from the coding sequence ATGAGATTACATTATTTTCAACATGTGGAGTATGAGGATCTTGGCTTTATTTATGATTGGTGTGCAGAAAACGATGTGCAATTATCAAAAACAGAATTTTATAAAGAAGAACCCATTTTTCCTGATTTAAACAAAATCGATGGATTGGTTGTGTTAGGTGGTTCGATGAGCGTCCGCGATATACATCAATATCCTTGGATGACCAAAGAAATGTCTTTTATACAGGAAGCGATTAAATGTCAAAAAAAAATAATAGGAATATGCATGGGAGCTCAACTCATCGCCAAAGCACTTGGATCCACCGTCACTCAAAATAAATATGAAGAGATTGGATGGCATTCCGTTGATGGAATCGGTTCAAATAAATTAAGTACTCTTTTCCGTACACATCCATCGCCACTCTTTCAATGGCACTCTGATACCTTTAAGCTACCTAAAGATTCCATTCTTCTAGCTAAAAGTGATGCTTGTAGCAATCAGGCCTTTATTTACAATCATCATGTATTAGCGATGCAGTTTCATTTAGAGTTTACGAAAGAGATCGTGACACATCTTCTTCATGATGAAGGGGAGCCACCAATGGGACCCTTTACCCAAAGTTCACAACAAATCATACACGAGGAATATTTTCTTCAAGCCAAAGAACTTCTCAACAAAATTCTTACCGTTTTCTTTAAAAATTAG
- a CDS encoding class I SAM-dependent methyltransferase, producing MDTTQQNSDAWDQKVEEGSRYTQSVSSDVINKSKLGEWEITVTTERSVPRNWFPNSLKGLKILCLASGGGQQAPILAAAGADVTVTDISKKQLEQDEMVAKRDGLVLKTVQGDMSDLSDFTDEYFDIIVHPVSNLFVKDVNPVWKEAARVLKEKGLLISGFTNPLLWIFDDTEERKGVLDVKHSVPSSTLDYLPKDQVQDYIHSNQTIEYAHTLEDQIQGQIDAGFAITGFIEDDFGGTRIIDKYIKTFIATRSIKVKID from the coding sequence ATGGATACAACTCAACAGAACAGCGATGCATGGGATCAAAAAGTAGAAGAAGGTTCAAGATATACGCAATCAGTAAGTAGCGATGTCATTAACAAAAGTAAATTAGGTGAGTGGGAAATTACGGTCACAACGGAAAGGTCAGTACCGAGAAATTGGTTTCCAAACTCCTTAAAGGGGTTAAAGATTCTTTGCTTAGCTTCAGGTGGTGGACAGCAAGCCCCTATTTTAGCTGCAGCTGGTGCTGATGTAACCGTGACTGATATATCTAAAAAGCAGTTAGAACAAGATGAAATGGTTGCTAAACGTGATGGTTTAGTATTAAAAACCGTTCAAGGAGACATGTCAGATCTTAGCGATTTTACAGATGAATATTTTGATATTATTGTTCACCCTGTTTCCAATTTATTTGTAAAAGATGTAAACCCTGTTTGGAAAGAGGCAGCTAGAGTGTTAAAAGAGAAAGGGCTACTAATATCAGGCTTTACAAATCCTTTGTTATGGATTTTCGATGATACAGAAGAAAGAAAAGGGGTTCTTGATGTAAAGCATTCGGTCCCTTCCTCTACACTAGATTATTTGCCAAAAGATCAAGTTCAAGATTATATCCACTCAAACCAAACAATCGAATATGCGCATACATTAGAAGACCAAATTCAAGGACAAATTGATGCTGGCTTTGCCATTACTGGTTTTATTGAAGATGATTTTGGCGGAACTAGGATCATAGACAAGTACATAAAAACGTTTATCGCTACAAGGTCCATAAAAGTAAAGATTGACTAG
- a CDS encoding DegV family protein, whose protein sequence is MGISKKIVWITDSLSTLSEEFIKKHQIEVIPLNVIFGDTSYKENIDITAEQYYEKLSKSPTLPKTSQPAIGEFVERFKNLKEKYDYGIAIHASSALTGTYQGSVMAAEMVDFPVEVIDSKVGSFALGKMIERGIQLEQAGESYEKIVDYLHTLPDKARLYLVPGSLEQLHKGGRVSTTQTIIGNLIKLKLIIKFEDGKAVLSEKIRSYKKVKKRLYEIFDEASHMIKEASVVHGNDLVNAEEWKKELQQIYPHIKFSTTILSPVAGTHTGQDTIGLTWINEG, encoded by the coding sequence ATGGGGATTTCAAAAAAAATTGTTTGGATTACAGATAGTTTGAGTACTCTTTCAGAGGAATTTATCAAAAAGCATCAAATTGAAGTAATCCCGTTAAATGTTATATTTGGAGATACATCTTATAAGGAAAACATCGATATTACGGCTGAACAATACTACGAAAAACTATCAAAATCACCGACATTACCTAAAACCTCGCAGCCTGCTATTGGTGAATTTGTAGAACGATTTAAAAATCTAAAAGAAAAGTATGATTATGGAATTGCCATCCATGCATCAAGTGCATTAACAGGAACGTACCAAGGCTCCGTAATGGCAGCAGAAATGGTTGATTTTCCTGTTGAAGTGATTGATTCAAAGGTCGGGTCTTTTGCTTTAGGGAAGATGATTGAACGTGGTATTCAATTAGAACAAGCCGGCGAAAGTTACGAGAAAATCGTTGATTATTTACACACACTTCCTGATAAGGCACGTTTATACCTTGTGCCTGGCAGCTTAGAGCAATTGCATAAAGGGGGGCGTGTTTCGACTACGCAAACCATTATAGGGAATTTAATAAAACTAAAGCTAATAATAAAATTCGAAGATGGAAAAGCTGTTTTATCTGAAAAGATTCGATCATATAAGAAGGTTAAAAAACGCCTTTATGAAATTTTTGATGAGGCTTCTCATATGATTAAAGAAGCCAGTGTCGTTCATGGAAATGATTTAGTAAACGCAGAAGAATGGAAAAAGGAACTGCAGCAAATTTATCCGCACATCAAGTTTTCTACAACGATTCTAAGCCCTGTTGCCGGAACTCATACTGGTCAAGATACGATTGGGTTAACATGGATTAATGAAGGATAA
- the proC gene encoding pyrroline-5-carboxylate reductase: MTKKIGFVGFGNMAKAMMGGMLQSGMVEPENIIASAKRDSSIQAIKDDYSINVTSDNREVAKFSDILFIAVKPDQYELVLHEMRDTIFDQIIITIAAGITTESVAEMVGKEVKVVRTMPNTPSLVGEGMTAYCVKNISQVEKELVHALFESFGKAEEIEESLMDAIPAVAGSSPAYVFMMIEALADGGVLQGLTRKQAYQLAAQAVYGAAKMVLETDMHPGALKDQVCSPGGATIEAVSTLEKTGFRGSILTAMEKCGEKTKKLGN, from the coding sequence ATGACCAAGAAGATAGGATTTGTTGGCTTTGGAAATATGGCAAAAGCAATGATGGGAGGAATGCTCCAATCAGGAATGGTTGAACCTGAAAATATTATTGCAAGTGCGAAGAGGGATTCATCGATTCAAGCAATAAAGGATGATTATTCAATAAATGTGACAAGTGACAATCGTGAAGTAGCCAAATTTTCCGATATTCTCTTTATTGCAGTGAAGCCAGACCAATATGAGCTAGTTTTACATGAGATGAGAGATACTATATTTGATCAGATTATCATTACAATTGCCGCTGGTATTACGACAGAGTCTGTGGCGGAAATGGTTGGGAAAGAAGTAAAGGTAGTCAGAACAATGCCAAATACGCCTTCTTTAGTAGGAGAAGGGATGACGGCGTATTGTGTTAAAAATATTTCTCAAGTAGAGAAGGAATTAGTTCACGCTCTTTTTGAAAGCTTCGGAAAGGCAGAAGAAATTGAGGAATCCTTGATGGATGCTATTCCGGCAGTGGCAGGATCATCGCCAGCCTACGTGTTTATGATGATAGAAGCTTTGGCAGATGGTGGAGTACTTCAGGGATTAACACGGAAACAAGCCTACCAATTAGCAGCACAAGCCGTTTATGGTGCGGCGAAAATGGTACTTGAAACGGATATGCACCCAGGGGCATTAAAAGATCAAGTATGTTCTCCAGGAGGGGCCACGATTGAGGCTGTATCAACCTTGGAAAAAACAGGATTTCGCGGCTCGATTTTAACGGCCATGGAGAAATGTGGAGAAAAAACAAAGAAACTTGGAAACTAA